One region of Limnospira fusiformis SAG 85.79 genomic DNA includes:
- a CDS encoding peptide ligase PGM1-related protein, whose protein sequence is MTGDYRSPQGIVDQFQALQHQLRESFSQGGNLGFDDFDVLVIPSLTLDQQQLQKIPGVHQYEERFLFSLTRLRNPRVRLIYVTSQPLHPSVIDYYLHLMPGIPFSHARDRLLLFSTYDSSNRSLTEKILERPRLVERIRQVLRPNRTYMVCFNSTQWERKLSVKLQIPLWASDPDLAHWGTKSGSRQIFAEANIPHPDGSKLVWNETALAAEVNALWERQPQLKRAVIKLNEGFSGEGNAILNLQGLGDIPPHQRVAKISDRLVNLSFQASHETWSSFRSRIPELGAIVEAFIEGDIKRSPSVQCQIYPSGEVEVLSTHDQILGGPDGQIFEGCSFPADQAYRLQLQELGEKVGKILAQKGALERFGLDCIAVRQPQPPEAQWELQAIEINLRRGGTTHPFMTLQLLTNGEYDRHTGLFYSQNKQPKYYIASDNLHSHHYRGLLPNDLMDIIAQYHLHFNNKTETGTVFHLIGCLSQFGKLGLTCIGDSPTQAQEIYDRIVAVLDRETQAIEQSEDTLDLSPNLGKVCEHLSGSIY, encoded by the coding sequence ATGACAGGAGATTATCGATCGCCACAGGGAATAGTAGATCAGTTTCAAGCATTGCAACATCAACTCCGAGAGTCTTTCAGTCAAGGGGGAAACCTGGGATTTGATGATTTTGATGTATTAGTGATTCCATCCCTCACCTTAGATCAGCAGCAATTGCAGAAAATTCCCGGAGTTCATCAGTATGAGGAGAGATTTCTGTTTTCTCTGACTCGTTTACGAAATCCTAGAGTTAGATTAATTTATGTAACTTCCCAACCCCTTCACCCCAGCGTTATTGACTATTATCTGCATTTAATGCCCGGAATTCCCTTTTCTCACGCGCGCGATCGCCTACTATTATTTTCTACCTACGATTCCTCTAATCGCTCCCTCACCGAAAAAATCCTAGAACGTCCCCGGTTAGTCGAAAGAATACGCCAAGTCCTGCGACCTAACCGCACCTATATGGTCTGCTTTAACTCTACTCAATGGGAACGAAAATTATCAGTTAAATTACAAATTCCCCTCTGGGCTTCTGACCCCGATTTAGCCCATTGGGGAACCAAAAGCGGCAGTCGCCAGATTTTCGCAGAAGCCAATATTCCCCACCCAGACGGCAGTAAATTAGTCTGGAATGAAACAGCTTTAGCCGCAGAAGTTAACGCTTTATGGGAACGACAACCCCAGTTAAAACGAGCAGTAATTAAGCTAAATGAGGGCTTTTCTGGAGAAGGCAATGCTATCCTTAATCTCCAAGGACTTGGCGACATTCCCCCTCATCAAAGGGTCGCAAAAATTAGCGATCGCTTGGTGAATTTAAGTTTTCAAGCCAGCCATGAAACCTGGTCTAGTTTCCGTAGCAGAATCCCTGAATTAGGCGCAATTGTCGAAGCCTTTATCGAGGGAGACATTAAGCGATCGCCTAGTGTTCAATGTCAGATTTACCCTTCCGGGGAGGTCGAAGTTCTATCTACCCATGACCAAATTCTGGGGGGTCCAGATGGTCAAATTTTTGAGGGTTGTAGTTTCCCCGCTGACCAAGCCTATCGATTACAACTGCAAGAATTAGGTGAAAAAGTCGGTAAAATCTTAGCCCAAAAAGGAGCCCTCGAAAGATTTGGTTTAGATTGTATTGCCGTTCGTCAACCACAGCCACCAGAGGCACAATGGGAACTACAAGCCATTGAAATTAACCTGCGTCGGGGTGGCACAACTCATCCATTTATGACCCTCCAATTATTAACTAATGGCGAATACGATCGCCATACTGGCTTATTCTACAGCCAGAATAAACAACCTAAATATTATATTGCCTCAGATAATCTTCATAGCCATCATTATCGCGGTCTTTTACCCAATGATTTAATGGATATTATCGCCCAATATCATCTGCATTTTAACAATAAAACAGAAACCGGAACCGTATTTCACTTAATCGGCTGTTTGTCTCAATTCGGGAAACTGGGTTTAACCTGTATTGGTGACTCTCCCACACAAGCACAGGAAATCTACGATCGCATTGTCGCCGTTTTAGATCGAGAAACTCAGGCGATCGAACAGTCAGAAGACACACTAGACCTATCCCCAAACCTGGGAAAAGTCTGTGAACATTTATCAGGATCTATTTATTAG
- a CDS encoding AAA family ATPase, with protein sequence MIPQKLTLKNFLSYRDASLDFSGLHTACICGPNGAGKSSLLEAIAWSIWGHSRAGTEDDLIQIGETQMRVDFIFISHGNLYRVIRTRRRGQSGTLDFQIAPLEPDKKAEQIKFTALSQGGVRSTQQKILEHLRLDYDTFINSAYLRQGKADEFMLKRPSDRKEVLGSLLKLDEYDTLVEKAKDISKEYKFKIEQLEQTLTIGELETQKLPEIVAQMTQLEATLGKLQKQQESEQKQLQAYREQQQYRQTCEQLLEGQRQQYHGIKQECDRLQQEIIVTQTQLQQLDCIRQQQEEINAGIVEFQTLQATEETMSLQFQTHQKIQQQLRELQQQQQDKIHQLQRDKDTIETRLESLHKQEQEYQKVLVEQPEVEAGMAQLFQARLRLNELDKLQIEVTPILQEHQRIQGEIDRAQARLSARFDELYTSMHKMQNRLENNRPKLEQELQNLHQTIEEIEKKRTYQNRVTAKGQSRHNHLEKLAHQQQEYESKLAELDKKMEMLGRSFSEENRGDSAPVCPLCDRPLDEHHWNLVMGKHQNQQQEIRDRLWIIREDLARSEQEIAALRVEYTTLQRQISNYEELREQRGQLQARLEGFGSDELQLQQWGDEASQIERSLSDGSHSATLYQQLQQLDLQLQELDYNEQSHALARNEEKRWRWAEMKQIQIRDSQQKLGQLQADKPPMVAQLQSALDQIIYLQTASELQQRIIQLKKQLNESGYNLEDHNQVRVRLREAQQWVRKAEQLKVAESQYPQIQQRLTELRQLNQVRSQDLSGVKSQILLLTKQLEDTPNPRLYISNLEGKIKQQRQQLDQYLSQLGKLQQQRIHLENLSQQQSQQKQELSEYRHQALIYKELAQAFGKNGIQALMIENVLPQLEAETNQILARLSANQLHVQFVTQRSGRSGSAKRKKAKLIDTLDILIADARGTRPYETYSGGEAFRINFAIRLALAKLLAQRAGCALQMLIIDEGFGTQDAEGCDRLIAAINAIAPDFSCILAVTHIPHLKEAFQAKIEVTKTATGSQLHLSV encoded by the coding sequence ATGATCCCACAGAAACTCACCCTGAAGAATTTTCTCAGTTATCGCGACGCCAGCCTAGATTTTAGTGGCTTGCACACTGCCTGCATTTGTGGACCGAATGGGGCGGGTAAGTCTTCGCTGTTAGAGGCGATCGCCTGGTCGATTTGGGGTCATAGTCGGGCGGGGACGGAAGATGATTTAATTCAAATTGGCGAAACCCAAATGCGGGTGGATTTTATCTTTATTAGTCATGGTAACTTATACCGGGTAATTAGGACTCGTCGCCGTGGTCAGTCGGGGACTCTGGATTTTCAAATCGCACCATTAGAACCGGACAAAAAAGCGGAGCAAATTAAGTTTACTGCCCTCAGTCAAGGGGGAGTCCGTAGCACACAACAAAAGATTTTAGAACATCTGCGCCTAGACTACGATACTTTTATTAATTCTGCCTATTTGCGTCAGGGAAAAGCTGATGAGTTTATGTTAAAACGTCCCAGCGATCGCAAAGAAGTGTTAGGCAGCTTACTCAAGTTAGATGAATATGATACTTTAGTGGAGAAAGCTAAAGATATCTCGAAGGAATATAAATTCAAGATTGAGCAATTAGAACAAACTTTAACTATCGGAGAGTTGGAGACACAAAAACTGCCGGAAATAGTGGCTCAAATGACTCAGTTAGAAGCTACCCTTGGTAAACTTCAGAAACAACAAGAGTCTGAGCAAAAGCAACTGCAAGCCTACCGAGAACAACAACAATATCGCCAAACCTGTGAACAACTATTAGAGGGACAGCGACAACAATATCATGGGATTAAACAAGAATGCGATCGCCTTCAACAGGAAATTATCGTCACCCAAACTCAACTACAACAATTAGATTGTATTCGGCAACAACAGGAAGAAATAAACGCTGGGATTGTGGAATTTCAGACCCTACAGGCTACAGAAGAAACGATGAGTTTACAGTTTCAAACTCACCAAAAAATTCAACAGCAACTCCGGGAACTTCAGCAGCAACAACAGGATAAAATCCACCAATTACAACGGGATAAAGATACGATTGAAACTCGCCTGGAATCTCTCCATAAACAGGAACAAGAATATCAAAAGGTGCTGGTTGAACAGCCGGAAGTCGAAGCAGGAATGGCTCAACTGTTTCAGGCTCGTTTGCGCCTGAATGAGTTAGATAAACTACAAATTGAAGTTACCCCTATCCTGCAAGAACATCAACGTATACAGGGGGAAATAGACCGCGCTCAAGCGCGTCTTAGCGCCCGTTTTGATGAACTATATACGTCGATGCACAAAATGCAGAACCGCCTGGAAAATAACCGCCCTAAATTAGAACAAGAGTTACAAAATCTCCATCAAACTATTGAGGAAATTGAGAAGAAACGCACTTATCAAAATCGGGTCACAGCTAAGGGTCAGTCACGCCATAACCACTTGGAAAAATTGGCTCATCAACAGCAGGAGTATGAGTCGAAATTAGCGGAATTAGACAAAAAGATGGAAATGTTAGGGCGTTCTTTTAGTGAGGAAAATAGGGGGGACTCTGCGCCTGTTTGTCCCCTATGCGATCGCCCTTTAGATGAACATCACTGGAATTTGGTAATGGGTAAACACCAAAACCAACAACAGGAAATTCGCGATCGCCTGTGGATAATTCGGGAAGATTTGGCGCGTTCCGAACAGGAAATAGCTGCGTTACGGGTTGAATATACAACCTTACAAAGGCAAATCTCTAATTATGAAGAATTGCGAGAACAACGAGGTCAACTACAAGCACGCTTAGAGGGTTTCGGTAGTGATGAATTGCAGCTACAACAGTGGGGAGATGAAGCTAGTCAAATTGAGCGATCGCTATCTGATGGTAGTCACTCCGCGACGCTGTATCAGCAACTGCAACAACTAGATCTGCAACTGCAAGAACTAGATTATAATGAACAAAGCCACGCTCTGGCTAGGAATGAAGAAAAGCGCTGGAGATGGGCAGAAATGAAGCAAATACAAATTCGGGATTCCCAACAAAAACTAGGGCAACTACAAGCCGACAAACCGCCAATGGTGGCACAATTACAGTCGGCATTAGACCAGATAATTTATCTACAAACCGCCTCGGAATTACAGCAGAGGATTATTCAGCTCAAAAAACAGTTAAATGAGAGCGGTTATAATTTGGAAGACCATAATCAAGTCCGGGTGCGGTTGCGTGAGGCACAGCAATGGGTGAGGAAAGCAGAACAGTTGAAAGTGGCGGAAAGTCAGTATCCACAAATTCAACAACGGCTGACTGAATTACGACAATTAAATCAAGTGCGATCGCAGGATTTATCGGGGGTAAAATCACAGATACTACTCTTAACTAAACAGTTGGAAGATACACCAAATCCTAGGTTATATATTAGTAACCTAGAAGGGAAAATAAAACAGCAGCGACAACAACTTGATCAATATTTAAGTCAATTAGGAAAGCTGCAACAACAACGAATCCATTTAGAAAATCTGAGCCAGCAGCAAAGCCAGCAAAAACAGGAATTATCGGAATATCGTCACCAAGCCCTAATTTATAAGGAATTAGCCCAAGCCTTTGGGAAAAATGGTATTCAAGCACTGATGATTGAAAATGTGTTACCGCAATTAGAAGCCGAAACGAATCAAATTTTAGCGAGGCTGTCGGCGAATCAACTCCATGTCCAGTTTGTTACCCAACGGAGTGGACGCAGTGGCAGCGCGAAACGGAAAAAGGCTAAGTTAATTGATACACTGGATATATTAATTGCTGATGCCAGGGGAACTAGACCCTATGAAACCTATTCTGGCGGCGAGGCGTTTAGGATTAATTTTGCGATTCGATTAGCCCTAGCTAAATTATTAGCACAAAGAGCGGGATGTGCGCTACAAATGCTGATTATTGATGAAGGGTTTGGTACCCAAGACGCGGAAGGATGCGATCGCCTAATTGCTGCGATCAATGCGATCGCCCCAGATTTTTCCTGCATTTTAGCTGTCACCCACATTCCCCACCTGAAAGAGGCATTTCAAGCCAAAATAGAAGTCACTAAAACCGCTACCGGATCACAATTACATCTATCTGTTTAA
- a CDS encoding transporter substrate-binding protein: MPGVRVGILHSLSGTMAISEAPLRDAELMAIREINRSGGILGKFIEPVIEDCQSDPACFAQKAKNLIQDKQVVTLFGCWTSASRQAVKPVLEELGVGLWYPVQYEGLEDSPNIFHTGACANQQVEPVVSWLLENIGKRFYLLGSDYTFPHTVSKLIKIQLQQNEGYVVGQAYQPLGAKDFRSIIARIVRAKPDVVFNTLTGDSNIAFYQQFQAAGLNAKQIPILAISVSETELKSIGNAATGHLSCWSYFQSLDTPENRRFVQHFQARYGSDRVTSDPIEAAYSQVYLWKQAVELAESFDPERVRIATYGQSFSAPSGIIRMEPNHHIRKLCRIGRAKSDGQFEIIYTSPHRIKPLPWLGFEANNFNASEIVIGLLAEVSQSTERAEKLKQKTRELEETRKQLEQEIEIRKQVESQLQLVNEGLENIVAERTAALRESNTQLLQEIVERTRVAEALRMANARLQAVLEAVPGTVSWISRDLRYLEVNQSLADLFKLPRETFANQHIGFLGTSSEFNDFVTDLFNRPEKEAHREVRTHVDNQERHYLIVAQKYDNNQAVFVVGIDITQRRQAEEELRQANMRLQAVLAAVPGTVSWVTSDLHYIEVNQKLADLYGLPREDFSNQHIGFLGRGSQFQNFIQYFFESPELEAYQEISSSLENEEYYYLIAAHKYNNNQAAFVVGIDISDRKRAEAALKTTQDQLEAVLNVVPGTVSWIDSNQRYLGVNQYLAQTFDLPAEAFIGQHIGFLKASPEFNDFVEDFFNSGSFEAYKEVTSYIKNEPRDYLIAARKYNSGSAAFFVGIDITDRRRAEEALKQAESNYRSIFENALEGIFQTTPEGRYISANPALARIYGYESPTILMTNLTDIQSQLYIDPKRRQEFVYLLESQGSVVDFESQIRRIDGQVRWISENATAVRSPQGEILYYEGTVEDITDRKLGQIGLQQAKEELEKRVVERTAALQEANHHLIREVAERRRIEAALRASEAELRALFAAMTDVIAVFDGEGRYKKIVTTNAEVVYTPSSDLLGKTVFDIFPTPQAQLFYENIQKVLQTGQTINLEYSMQLAPPEPGQQGPVNILPSAADADLVWFAATVSPMPDNSVIWVARNTTERRRVLDALRVEQQKSERLLLNILPHSIAERLKQSPHSIAERFEQATVMFADLVNFTGFSAQISPTELVDLLNDIFSCFDELAQKHQLEKIKTIGDSYMVVGGLPTPRENHAEAIAQMALDMQREIVRFRRQDGEPFNLRIGMNTGPVVAGVIGTRKFIYDLWGDAVNVASRMESQGEVGRIQITAATKALLNDNFIFEERGVIDVKGRGKMMTFWLKDRR; the protein is encoded by the coding sequence ATGCCAGGTGTACGAGTCGGGATACTGCATTCTTTGAGTGGGACAATGGCAATTAGCGAAGCGCCCCTCAGAGATGCCGAGTTGATGGCCATTCGAGAAATTAACCGAAGTGGAGGAATTCTCGGAAAGTTTATTGAACCTGTTATTGAAGATTGTCAATCAGATCCGGCTTGCTTTGCTCAGAAAGCCAAAAATCTAATTCAGGACAAACAGGTTGTCACCCTCTTTGGGTGTTGGACTTCAGCCAGTCGTCAGGCTGTCAAACCCGTTTTAGAAGAATTAGGGGTGGGGTTGTGGTATCCCGTCCAATACGAAGGACTAGAAGACTCCCCCAACATTTTTCACACAGGAGCCTGTGCTAATCAACAGGTTGAACCTGTCGTTTCCTGGTTGTTGGAAAATATTGGCAAGCGCTTTTATTTGCTCGGTTCTGATTATACATTCCCCCATACGGTGAGTAAACTGATCAAAATTCAGCTTCAGCAAAATGAAGGCTATGTGGTGGGTCAAGCATATCAACCCTTGGGGGCTAAGGATTTTAGGTCGATTATTGCGCGTATTGTGCGAGCGAAACCTGATGTGGTGTTTAATACGCTTACTGGTGATAGCAATATAGCATTTTACCAACAATTTCAAGCGGCAGGTTTAAACGCGAAACAAATCCCCATTTTGGCTATTTCTGTTTCGGAAACGGAACTGAAAAGCATTGGGAATGCGGCGACGGGTCATCTGAGTTGTTGGAGTTATTTTCAGAGTTTAGATACTCCCGAAAATCGTCGGTTTGTTCAACATTTTCAGGCGAGATATGGAAGCGATCGCGTTACTAGCGACCCCATAGAAGCCGCCTATAGTCAAGTTTATCTATGGAAACAAGCCGTAGAGTTAGCCGAATCTTTCGACCCGGAAAGGGTACGAATTGCTACCTATGGTCAAAGTTTCTCAGCCCCCAGTGGCATTATCCGCATGGAACCCAACCATCATATTAGGAAATTATGCCGCATTGGTAGGGCTAAATCTGATGGTCAGTTTGAGATTATTTACACCAGTCCCCATCGCATTAAACCCTTGCCATGGTTAGGGTTTGAAGCCAATAACTTTAATGCTTCCGAAATTGTGATTGGCTTACTTGCTGAAGTTAGCCAAAGTACCGAACGCGCCGAAAAACTCAAACAAAAAACCCGCGAATTAGAAGAAACCAGAAAGCAACTTGAACAAGAAATCGAAATCAGGAAACAGGTAGAATCCCAACTGCAATTGGTTAATGAAGGCTTAGAAAATATCGTCGCGGAACGCACCGCCGCCCTACGAGAATCCAACACTCAACTACTGCAAGAAATTGTCGAACGCACTAGAGTTGCGGAGGCTCTAAGAATGGCTAATGCTAGACTGCAAGCGGTGTTAGAAGCTGTACCTGGCACGGTTTCTTGGATTAGTAGGGATTTACGCTATTTGGAAGTTAATCAATCTTTGGCAGACTTATTTAAATTGCCACGAGAAACTTTTGCTAATCAACATATTGGCTTTTTGGGAACCAGTTCCGAATTTAATGACTTTGTAACTGACCTATTTAATCGCCCGGAAAAAGAAGCCCATCGCGAGGTGCGGACTCATGTGGACAATCAAGAACGCCATTATCTAATTGTGGCTCAGAAATATGATAATAATCAAGCTGTATTTGTGGTGGGAATTGATATTACGCAACGTCGCCAAGCTGAGGAAGAACTCCGCCAAGCTAATATGCGTTTACAAGCGGTTTTAGCAGCGGTTCCTGGTACGGTTTCCTGGGTGACATCAGACCTGCACTATATCGAAGTTAATCAAAAATTAGCTGATTTATATGGCTTACCCAGAGAAGATTTTTCTAATCAACATATTGGTTTTCTGGGTAGGGGTTCTCAGTTTCAGAATTTTATACAATATTTCTTTGAAAGTCCCGAATTAGAAGCATATCAAGAAATATCATCTTCCCTAGAAAATGAGGAATATTATTATCTGATTGCTGCCCACAAGTATAATAATAATCAAGCGGCTTTTGTGGTGGGAATTGATATTAGCGATCGCAAACGTGCAGAAGCCGCATTAAAAACGACTCAAGACCAGTTAGAAGCTGTGTTAAATGTCGTCCCAGGAACAGTATCTTGGATTGATTCTAACCAACGTTATTTAGGGGTTAATCAATATCTAGCCCAAACCTTCGACCTCCCCGCCGAGGCATTTATTGGTCAGCACATCGGTTTTCTGAAAGCTAGTCCGGAATTTAATGACTTTGTGGAAGACTTCTTTAATAGCGGTAGTTTTGAAGCCTATAAAGAAGTGACATCTTATATTAAAAATGAACCCAGAGATTACCTAATTGCCGCCCGGAAATACAACAGCGGTAGTGCCGCCTTTTTTGTAGGTATTGATATTACGGATCGTCGGCGCGCAGAAGAAGCCTTAAAACAGGCAGAATCCAACTATCGTAGCATTTTTGAAAATGCCCTAGAAGGAATATTTCAAACTACCCCAGAAGGTCGTTATATCAGCGCTAATCCCGCCTTAGCCAGGATTTACGGCTACGAATCCCCGACCATATTAATGACCAATTTAACCGATATTCAATCCCAACTGTATATCGACCCCAAGCGCCGCCAGGAATTTGTTTATCTCTTAGAAAGCCAAGGTTCCGTAGTAGATTTTGAGTCCCAAATTCGACGGATAGATGGTCAAGTTCGTTGGATTTCGGAAAATGCCACCGCCGTCCGTAGTCCCCAGGGAGAAATTCTTTATTATGAAGGAACTGTCGAAGATATTACCGATCGCAAACTAGGACAAATCGGCCTCCAACAAGCCAAAGAGGAACTAGAAAAGCGGGTCGTCGAACGCACCGCCGCCTTACAAGAAGCCAACCATCACCTAATCAGAGAAGTGGCCGAAAGACGAAGGATAGAAGCAGCCTTACGAGCCTCAGAAGCCGAATTGCGAGCCTTATTTGCAGCCATGACCGACGTGATCGCGGTTTTTGATGGAGAGGGACGCTATAAGAAAATAGTCACCACTAACGCGGAAGTAGTCTATACACCTAGTAGCGATTTACTCGGAAAAACAGTATTTGACATATTTCCGACCCCCCAAGCACAGCTTTTTTACGAAAATATCCAGAAAGTCCTTCAAACCGGACAAACCATCAACCTAGAATACAGTATGCAATTAGCACCCCCAGAACCCGGGCAGCAAGGCCCTGTTAATATCTTACCCTCTGCTGCTGATGCCGATCTGGTGTGGTTTGCTGCCACAGTTTCCCCCATGCCAGACAATAGTGTAATTTGGGTGGCTCGTAATACTACCGAGCGCCGCCGGGTTTTAGATGCTTTGCGGGTTGAACAACAAAAATCCGAGCGGCTGCTATTGAATATTTTGCCTCACTCTATTGCGGAACGTTTAAAACAGAGCCCCCATTCTATTGCGGAACGCTTTGAGCAAGCAACAGTCATGTTTGCAGATTTGGTCAATTTTACCGGGTTTTCCGCACAGATATCCCCCACGGAATTGGTGGATTTACTCAATGATATATTTTCCTGTTTTGATGAACTCGCTCAAAAACACCAACTCGAGAAAATTAAGACTATTGGGGATTCCTATATGGTAGTCGGAGGTTTACCCACCCCTAGAGAAAACCATGCAGAAGCGATCGCTCAGATGGCTCTAGATATGCAGCGAGAAATTGTCCGTTTCCGTCGCCAAGACGGCGAACCCTTCAATTTACGCATTGGGATGAATACCGGACCTGTGGTAGCCGGGGTAATTGGCACTCGTAAATTTATCTATGACCTGTGGGGGGATGCCGTCAATGTCGCCTCCCGTATGGAGTCTCAAGGCGAAGTGGGAAGAATTCAGATCACCGCCGCCACCAAAGCGCTACTCAACGATAATTTTATTTTTGAGGAAAGGGGTGTAATTGATGTAAAAGGAAGAGGCAAAATGATGACATTCTGGCTCAAAGACCGTCGTTAA